One segment of Paenibacillus rhizovicinus DNA contains the following:
- the argF gene encoding ornithine carbamoyltransferase: MSQLLKEELAVSLKGRDFIELSDYTPDEIRYLIDLAIELKRKLKAGETYHPLKGKTLGMIFEKSSTRTRVSFEVGMYQLGGQALFLSRNDLQIGRGETVSDTAQTLSRYLDGMMIRTFAHRTVIELARAATVPVINGLTDLAHPCQVLADYQAVLEHKGRLEGLKIAYIGDGNNMVHSLLIGAAKLGMHMSVATPEGYEPDEDVVRMAKDYAAETGSRITVCRDPREAIEGADVVYTDVWASMGFEAEQKEREMAFASYQVNEELASYAKSDFIFMHCLPAHRGEEVSEGIIDGKHSIIFDQAENRLHAQKAIMAAIMG; this comes from the coding sequence ATGTCCCAATTGTTAAAAGAAGAGCTCGCGGTCAGCCTGAAAGGCCGCGATTTTATAGAACTGTCCGATTACACGCCGGATGAAATCCGGTACCTGATCGATCTTGCGATCGAGCTGAAACGCAAGCTGAAGGCGGGCGAGACGTATCATCCGTTGAAAGGCAAGACGCTCGGGATGATCTTCGAGAAATCGTCCACGCGCACGCGCGTATCGTTCGAGGTTGGCATGTACCAGCTTGGCGGCCAGGCGCTGTTCCTGAGCCGCAACGATCTGCAAATCGGCCGCGGGGAGACCGTGTCCGATACCGCGCAAACCTTGTCGCGTTACTTGGACGGCATGATGATCCGCACGTTCGCGCATCGCACGGTCATCGAGCTTGCCCGCGCGGCGACGGTACCGGTCATTAACGGCCTTACAGATCTGGCGCATCCGTGCCAGGTGCTGGCCGACTACCAAGCGGTGCTGGAGCACAAAGGCCGCCTGGAAGGGCTCAAAATCGCCTATATCGGCGATGGCAACAACATGGTTCACTCGCTGCTCATCGGCGCGGCGAAGCTAGGCATGCACATGTCGGTCGCGACGCCGGAAGGCTACGAGCCGGATGAGGATGTCGTACGCATGGCGAAGGATTACGCAGCTGAGACGGGTTCGCGCATTACCGTTTGCCGCGATCCGCGCGAAGCGATCGAAGGCGCGGACGTCGTATATACGGACGTATGGGCAAGCATGGGCTTCGAAGCCGAGCAGAAAGAACGCGAAATGGCATTCGCGAGCTACCAAGTGAACGAAGAGCTCGCCAGCTACGCGAAGAGCGACTTCATCTTCATGCACTGCCTGCCCGCGCACCGCGGCGAAGAAGTCAGCGAAGGCATCATCGACGGCAAGCATTCTATTATTTTCGACCAAGCGGAGAACCGCCTGCACGCGCAGAAAGCGATTATGGCTGCTATTATGGGTTAA
- the argH gene encoding argininosuccinate lyase, producing MSKLWGGRFTKKTDQLVEEYTASITFDKELAEEDIQGSLAHVTMLGKQGILPAADVETIKDGLHRVLQRIKRNDLEFSIADEDIHMNIEKTLIDDIGSVGGKLHTGRSRNDQVATDMHLYLRKRVVEFVDMLQKLQEALVSQAKANIDTILPGYTHLQRAQPILFAHHMMAYVSMFGRDIERLQDSYKRVNMLPLGAGALAGTTFPIDRHFVASQLKFDRVYENSLDAVSDRDFILEFLSHASIIMMHLSRLSEELILWSSTEFHFVELDDAFCTGSSIMPQKKNPDVPELVRGKTGRVYGNLVGLLTVLKSLPLAYNKDMQEDKEGMFDTVRTLQGALQLFAPMIATMKVNKDRMRQAVNQDFSNATDIADFLVGKGLPFRQAHEVIGKTVLYCIQQGKYLLDLTLDEFKQFSSLFDDRIYSVLQPENVVNARNVYGGTATKQVTEAIVRAEGELAGTASWVTEYAERSR from the coding sequence GTGAGTAAATTATGGGGCGGCCGGTTCACGAAGAAAACCGACCAGCTGGTTGAAGAATACACGGCATCGATAACATTTGATAAAGAATTGGCCGAGGAAGACATTCAAGGCAGTTTGGCGCACGTAACGATGCTGGGCAAGCAGGGCATCCTGCCGGCCGCGGACGTGGAGACGATCAAGGACGGCTTGCATCGCGTCTTGCAGCGCATCAAGCGCAACGACTTGGAGTTTTCAATCGCAGACGAAGACATCCATATGAACATCGAGAAGACGCTGATTGACGATATCGGCTCCGTAGGCGGCAAATTGCATACGGGACGCAGCCGTAATGACCAGGTTGCGACGGATATGCACCTGTACTTGCGCAAACGCGTCGTCGAATTCGTCGACATGCTTCAGAAGCTGCAGGAGGCGCTCGTTTCGCAGGCGAAAGCCAATATCGATACGATCCTTCCGGGCTATACGCATCTTCAGCGCGCGCAGCCGATCCTGTTCGCGCATCATATGATGGCTTACGTCAGCATGTTCGGCCGCGACATCGAGCGTCTGCAGGACAGCTACAAGCGCGTGAACATGCTGCCGCTCGGCGCCGGCGCGCTCGCAGGCACGACGTTCCCGATCGACCGCCATTTCGTGGCGAGCCAATTGAAATTCGACCGCGTGTACGAGAACAGCCTGGATGCCGTCAGCGACCGCGATTTCATCTTGGAATTCCTGTCGCATGCGTCGATCATCATGATGCATCTGTCTCGTCTGAGCGAGGAGCTTATCCTCTGGTCGAGCACGGAGTTCCATTTCGTGGAGCTGGATGATGCGTTCTGCACGGGCAGCAGCATCATGCCGCAGAAGAAGAATCCCGACGTGCCCGAGCTTGTCCGCGGTAAGACGGGCCGTGTCTACGGCAACCTCGTCGGCCTGCTGACCGTACTGAAGTCGCTGCCGCTGGCGTACAACAAGGACATGCAGGAAGACAAAGAAGGCATGTTCGATACCGTTCGCACGCTGCAAGGCGCACTTCAGTTGTTTGCGCCGATGATCGCGACAATGAAGGTCAACAAGGACAGGATGCGTCAAGCCGTCAATCAGGATTTCTCCAACGCGACGGATATCGCCGACTTCCTCGTCGGCAAAGGCTTGCCGTTCCGTCAAGCGCATGAGGTCATCGGCAAAACGGTGCTCTACTGCATCCAGCAGGGCAAATATTTGCTCGACCTGACGCTCGATGAATTCAAGCAATTCTCCTCGTTGTTCGATGATCGGATCTACAGCGTATTGCAGCCGGAGAATGTCGTGAACGCCCGTAACGTTTACGGCGGCACGGCAACGAAACAGGTCACGGAAGCCATCGTTCGCGCGGAAGGCGAATTGGCGGGAACGGCGTCTTGGGTCACGGAATACGCGGAACGCAGCCGCTAA
- a CDS encoding argininosuccinate synthase gives MAKEKIVLAYSGGLDTSVILKWLKETYDAEIIAFTADIGQKDELDGLEAKALATGASKVYIDDLRDEFAQDFIYPMFQSGALYEGQYLLGTSIARPLIAKRMVDIARAEGATAIAHGATGKGNDQVRFELTAAALAPDIAVIAPWRLEEFREQFPGRAEMIAYAEKHDIPVQASAAKPYSMDRNLLHISFESGMLEDPWFDPSSDDNKGMFVLSVSPEDAPDQSEYVELTFEAGNCIAINGEQLSPLQVMEKLNELGGKHGIGRVDMVENRFVGMKSRGVYETPGGTILFTAHRKMESLTMDRDVMHLRDSLISKYASLVYNGFWFAPERLALQALVLESQKNVTGVVRLKLYKGNVIGAGVKSPVSLYNPDIATMEADPSKAYDQGDATGFIRLNALRLKVSSGVEQNKK, from the coding sequence ATGGCAAAGGAAAAAATCGTTCTCGCATACTCCGGCGGTCTAGACACGTCCGTCATCTTGAAATGGCTCAAAGAAACCTACGACGCGGAAATCATCGCTTTCACGGCCGACATCGGCCAAAAGGACGAGCTCGACGGCCTGGAAGCGAAGGCGTTGGCAACTGGCGCGTCCAAAGTATACATCGACGACCTGCGCGACGAGTTTGCGCAAGATTTCATCTACCCGATGTTCCAATCCGGCGCGCTGTATGAAGGCCAGTACCTGCTCGGCACGTCCATCGCGCGTCCGCTTATCGCGAAACGCATGGTCGACATCGCGCGCGCGGAAGGCGCGACGGCGATCGCGCACGGCGCGACGGGCAAAGGCAACGACCAAGTGCGCTTCGAGCTGACGGCTGCCGCTCTGGCACCGGACATCGCCGTCATCGCGCCTTGGCGCCTCGAAGAATTCCGCGAGCAGTTCCCGGGCCGCGCGGAAATGATCGCGTACGCGGAGAAGCACGACATTCCGGTACAGGCTTCCGCGGCGAAGCCGTACTCCATGGACCGCAACCTGCTGCACATCAGCTTCGAGAGCGGCATGCTGGAAGATCCGTGGTTCGATCCGAGCAGCGACGACAACAAGGGCATGTTCGTATTGTCCGTCTCCCCTGAGGATGCGCCGGATCAATCCGAATACGTAGAGCTGACGTTCGAAGCCGGCAATTGCATCGCCATTAACGGCGAACAGCTGAGCCCGCTGCAAGTCATGGAGAAGCTGAACGAGCTGGGCGGCAAGCACGGCATCGGCCGCGTCGACATGGTCGAGAACCGTTTTGTCGGCATGAAGAGCCGCGGCGTCTACGAGACACCGGGCGGCACGATCCTGTTCACCGCGCATCGCAAAATGGAATCGCTCACGATGGACCGCGACGTCATGCACCTGCGCGACTCGCTCATTTCCAAATACGCATCGCTCGTATATAACGGCTTCTGGTTCGCGCCGGAGCGTCTTGCGCTGCAAGCGCTCGTGCTGGAAAGCCAGAAGAACGTCACCGGCGTCGTTCGCCTGAAGCTGTACAAAGGCAACGTCATCGGCGCAGGCGTGAAGAGCCCTGTCAGCCTGTACAACCCGGACATCGCGACGATGGAAGCCGATCCGTCCAAAGCTTACGATCAAGGCGACGCAACCGGCTTTATCCGCTTGAACGCGCTTCGCCTGAAAGTATCGTCCGGCGTCGAGCAGAACAAGAAGTAA